From a single Strix uralensis isolate ZFMK-TIS-50842 chromosome 27, bStrUra1, whole genome shotgun sequence genomic region:
- the SIN3B gene encoding paired amphipathic helix protein Sin3b codes for MAAGGGGGGRGGSAPRWGGGGGGRAAAQEKLPVHVEDALSYLDQVKIRFGSDPATYNGFLEIMKEFKSQSIDTPGVIRRVSQLFHEHPDLIVGFNAFLPLGYRIEIPKNGKLSIQSPLNSQVPAEPVPSALPGSGLLLHYSQENSHNHSDCSEEFRQQLPYKEDKSQIPLESDSVEFNNAISYVNKIKTRFLDHPEIYRSFLEILHTYQKEQLNTKGRPFRGMSEEEVFTEVANLFRGQEDLLSEFGQFLPEAKRSLFTGNGPCEVNSVQKTEHEKNLEHSKKRSRPLLLRPVSGPAKKKMKLRGTKDLSVATVGKYGTLQEFSFFDKVRRVLKSQEVYENFLRCIALFNQELVSGSELLQLVTPFLGKFPELFAQFKSFLGVKELSFASPLSDRSGDGMSREIDYASCKRIGSSYRALPKTYQQPKCSGRTAICKEVLNDTWVSFPSWSEDSTFVSSKKTPYEEQLHRCEDERFELDVVLETNLATIRVLESVQKKLSRLTQEDQEKFRLDDCLGGTSEVIQRRAIYRIYGDKAPEIIESLKKNPVTAVPVVLKRLKAKEEEWREAQQGFNKIWREQYEKAYLKSLDHQAVNFKQNDTKALRSKSLLNEIESVYDEHQEQHSEGRSSSTNEPHLIFIYEDKQILEDAASLISYYVKRQPTIQKEDQATIRQIVHHFIPELFFSQPPEHSISEESTDEDRENHQGQNLETPELRKKHVPGPPSSPLEAKATFCDVTAAEPHNTLDDVYSLFFVNNNWYFFLRLHQTLCSRLLKIYRQAQKQLLEYRTEKEREKLLCEGRKEKNNDPAMELRLKQPSEVELEEYYPAFLDMVRSLLDGNIDPTQYEDTLREMFTIHAYIGFTMDKLVQNIVRQLHHLVSDDICLKVVELYLNERKRGAAGGNLSSRCVRAAKETSYQWKAERCMADENCFKVMFLQRKGQVIMTIELLDTEETQTEDPVEVQHLANYMEQYVGVEGAPNNQNDGFLLKPVFLQRNLKKFRKWQCKQVRALRSEVKSSWKRLIGVESACNVDCRFKLNTHKMMFIMNSEDYMYRRGALCRAKQVQPMVLLKHHQQFEEWHNRWLEENVTMEAVDVVQDWLMGDEDEEMVPCKTTCETVNVHGVPVNRYRVQYSRRPASP; via the exons CTGGGCTACAGGATAGAAATTCCAAAGAATGGGAAGTTAAGTATACAGTCACCTTTGAATAGTCAG GTGCCCGCAGAGCCGGTTCCCAGCGCTCTCCCTGGCAGCGGGCTGCTGCTGCATTACTCCCAGGAGAATTCGCACAATCACAGCGACTGTTCCGAGGAGTTTAGGCAACAGCTTCCGTACAAAGAAGATAAATCCCAAATTCCTTTGGAGTCTGATTCTGTGGAGTTCAATAATGCTATCAGTTATGTGAATAAGATCAAAACACGTTTTCTTGACCATCCAGAAATTTACAGATCCTTTTTAGAAATTCTTCATACTTACCAG AAAGAACAGCTGAACACTAAAGGCCGACCCTTTCGGGGCATGTCAGAGGAAGAAGTGTTTACTGAAGTAGCGAATCTGTTCAGGGGACAGGAGGATCTGCTTTCTGAGTTTGGACAGTTCCTCCCAGAGGCTAAAAGGTCTTTG tTCACAGGAAATGGACCATGTGAAGTGAACAGTGTCCAGAAAACTGAGCATGAGAAGAATCTGGAACACAGCAAAAAGCGATCCAGACCGCTGCTGTTGCGTCCTGTTTCTGGCCCAGCAAAG aagaaaatgaaactgcGAGGTACCAAAGACCTGTCAGTAGCGACAGTGGGAAAATACGGAACGCTGCAAGAGTTTTCCTTCTTTGACAAG GTGCGTAGGGTCCTAAAGAGCCAGGAAGTCTATGAAAATTTTCTCCGTTGCATTGCTCTCTTCAACCAGGAGTTGGTTTCAGGCTCCGAGTTGCTCCAGCTAGTTACACCATTTTTAGG GAAATTCCCAGAACTCTTTGCACAGTTCAAGTCCTTTCTTGGTGTGAAAGAGCTTTCATTTGCTTCTCCACTGAGCGACCGATCTGGGGATGGAATGAGTCGAGAAATTGATTATGCTTCCTGCAAACGCATAGGATCAAGTTACCGGGCTCTCCCAAAAACCTACCAGCAGCCAAAGTGCAGTGGAAGGACAGCCATCTGCAAGGAG GTGTTAAATGATACCTGGGTTTCATTTCCATCCTGGTCTGAAGACTCCACTTTTGTCAGCTCCAAGAAGACTCCTTATGAGGAGCAGTTGCACCGCTGTGAGGATGAGCGGTTTGAG TTGGATGTTGTCTTGGAGACCAATTTAGCCACAATACGTGTGCTGGAGAGTGTGCAGAAAAAACTGTCACGACTGACTCAAGAGGATCAGGAGAAATTTCGACTGGATGATTGCTTGGGAGGAACATCAGAAGTGATCCAGCGCAGGGCCATCTATCGCATCTACGGTGATAAAGCACCAGAGATCATTGAAAGTCTTAAGAAAAACCCAGTTACTGCAGTTCCTGTTGTTCTTAAGAG ATTGAAAGCAAAAGAGGAGGAATGGCGGGAGGCCCAGCAGGGCTTCAACAAAATTTGGAGGGAGCAGTATGAGAAAGCCTACCTGAAGTCCCTTGACCACCAGGCCGTCAACTTCAAACAAAATGACACCAAAGCTTTGCGCTCCAAGAGCTTGCTGAATGAAATCGAGAGTGTCTATGATGAG CATCAGGAGCAGCATTCAGAGGGGAGAAGTTCGTCCACAAACGAGCCTCATCTTATCTTTATCTATGAAGATAAGCAGATTTTGGAAGATGCAGCCTCTCTTATCAGCTATTATGTGAAACGGCAGCCCACTATCCAAAAGGAGGATCAAGCAACCATCCGGCAGATAGTGCATCACTTCATACCTGAGCTGTTTTTCTCTCAGCCCCCTGAGCACAGTATTTCTGAAGAATCAACAGATGAGGACAGAGAAAACCATCAGGGGCAGAACCTGGAGACTCCTGAGCTACGGAAAAAACATGTGCCTGGGCCTCCAAGCAGTCCTTTGGAGGCAAAAGCAACCTTCTGTGATGTTACAGCTGCTGAACCCCACAACACTCTGGATGATGTTTACAGTCTGTTCTTTGTCAATAATAATTGGTATTTCTTCCTCCGCCTTCACCAGACTCTGTGCTCAAGGCTCCTAAAGATTTATCGTCAAGCTCAGAAGCAGCTTCTAGAATATCGgactgaaaaagagagagagaagctcCTTtgtgagggaagaaaagaaaaaaacaatgatCCAGCCATGGAACTAAGACTGAAGCAACCAA GTGAGGTGGAACTGGAGGAGTACTACCCCGCCTTCCTGGATATGGTGAGGAGTCTGCTGGACGGGAACATCGACCCGACGCAGTATGAGGACACGCTGCGGGAGATGTTCACTATCCACGCCTACATTGGCTTTACGATGGACAAACTGGTGCAGAATATTGTCCGTCAG CTTCACCATCTAGTGAGCGATGACATCTGCTTGAAGGTTGTGGAGCTCTACTTGAACGAAAGGAAGCGAGGTGCTGCTGGAGGTAACTTATCCTCTAGGTGTGTCCGGGCAGCCAAGGAGACCAGCTATCAGTGGAAGGCTGAACGTTGCATGGCGGATGAGAACTGTTTCAAG GTAATGTTTCTTCAGCGGAAAGGACAAGTGATCATGACCATTGAGCTGCTGGATACGGAAGAAACTCAGACAGAAGATCCTGTGGAGGTCCAG CACCTGGCTAACTACATGGAGCAGTATGTTGGGGTCGAAGGAGCTCCGAACAACCAGAATGATGGCTTCTTACTGAAACCCGTCTTTCTGCAGAG AAACCTAAAAAAGTTTCGCAAGTGGCAATGTAAGCAAGTGAGAGCTCTGCGTAGCGAAGTGAAGAGCTCCTGGAAGAGGCTGATTGGGGTGGAAAGTGCCTGCAACGTGGACTGCCGCTTCAAGCTCAACACCCACAAAATGATGTTCATCATGAACTCGGAGGATTACATGTACAGGCGGGGAGCTCTCTGCCGAGCCAAGCAG GTACAGCCGATGGTGCTGCTGAAGCACCACCAGCAGTTTGAAGAGTGGCACAATAGGTGGCTAGAAGAGAACGTGACCATGGAGGCAGTCGACGTAGTTCAAGACTGGCTCATGGGAGATGAAGACGAGGAGATGGTGCCCTGTAAAACCACCTGCGAGACGGTGAATGTCCACGGGGTCCCGGTGAACAGATACAGAGTTCAGTACAGTCGCCGTCCAGCTTCACCCTGA
- the F2RL3 gene encoding proteinase-activated receptor 4 — protein sequence METLGSGRLSHGLVLCCAFWGLCLASPDYDDYSQNSTNEQVMTPEITPCPRAIPGEKATINNITYLLIPEATRSQLGSVVTVRLIPCLYTLVFLVGLPANGLALWVLATRAEKLTSTVFLMNLAAADLLLVLVLPFKIFYYFLGNNWPFGEGLCRLTTAFFYGNMYCSVLLLTCISVDRYLAVVHPFFSRSFRTPAFAACTCTAIWLCAAVLTLPLTLHQQSYPLYRADVTLCHDVLPRHEDDGYYFYYFICLITCAFLAPLVVMLFSYCSVLRALLGSGKRYSYSMKLTALVLFILVAFYTPSNVLLLVHYSSYNCKLYGHLYISYMVSLAISTFNSCADPFVYYYISEDFRDKVRRRFFSHRKQNTTSLKTSKETLPQKSSKDSLV from the exons ATGGAGACCCTTGGGAGTGGACGGCTCTCACACGGGCTGGTGCTGTGCTGCGCCTTCTGGGGACTCTGCCTGGCCTCTCCAGACTATGATG ATTATTCCCAGAACAGCACCAATGAGCAGGTAATGACACCAGAGATCACACCGTGTCCCCGAGCCATCCCCGGGGAAAAGGCAACCATAAACAACATCACATACCTGCTGATACCCGAGGCCACCCGCTCACAGCTGGGCAGCGTGGTCACGGTGCGACTCATCCCCTGTCTCTACACCCTCGTCTTCCTGGTGGGGCTGCCGGCCAACGGGCTGGCCCTCTGGGTCCTGGCTACCAGGGCTGAGAAGCTGACCTCCACCGTCTTTCTGATGAACTTGGCTGCAGCAGACCTGCTGCTCGTATTGGTGCTGCCCTTCAAGATTTTCTACTATTTCCTGGGGAACAACTGGCCCTTTGGGGAAGGCCTGTGCCGGCTCACCACAGCTTTCTTCTATGGGAACATGTactgctcagtgctgctgctcacaTGCATCAGCGTCGACCGGTACCTGGCTGTGGTGCATCCCTTCTTTTCACGCTCTTTCCGCACCCCTGCCTTTGCTGCCTGCACCTGCACTGCCATCTGGCTCTGTGCTGCCGTCCTCACGCTGCCCCTGACTCTGCACCAGCAGTCATATCCCCTGTACCGAGCAGACGTCACTCTCTGCCACGACGTTCTCCCCAGGCACGAGGATGATGGGTATTACTTCTACTACTTCATCTGCCTGATCACCTGTGCCTTCCTGGCTCCTCTGGTGGTGATGCTGTTCAGCTACTGCTCGGTGCTGCGAGCTCTCCTGGGCAGCGGGAAGCGGTACTCCTACTCTATGAAGCTCACAGCTCTCGTGCTGTTCATACTTGTGGCCTTCTACACACCCAGCAACGTCCTCCTCCTCGTTCATTACTCCAGCTATAACTGCAAGCTGTACGGCCACCTGTATATCAGCTACATGGTGAGCCTGGCCATCAGTACCTTTAACAGCTGCGCTGATCCCTTCGTCTACTACTACATTTCTGAAGACTTTCGGGATAAGGTGAGAAGGAGATTCTTcagtcacagaaaacaaaacaccacatcCCTAAAAACCTCCAAGGAAACACTCCCTCAGAAAAGTTCCAAAGACTCTCTGGTGTAA